TGTACCCCACTGAGCATTGACTGCTGCTGGCTTGGAGCTCCTGTCATCTGCACCTGCTGTAATCCTGAGGCTCCTGCAAGGATTGTCCCAGTTCCTGGCTGGCCTGCCTGGCCAGGTCCACTGCTGCCTGAAGGTCTCCAATTAGATAGCCCTTTCCCAAAGGCAACAGCTGCCACCAAAGCATTGGTGTCTGCAGGGTTAAAGGTCTGCTTGTTCGGCCGGAGACCTGAAGAAAAAGGTAGGTGAGGACCCTGAGGTATGCCTCTGGCCCTGGACTGAACCTAGCAGCAGGAAGACTAGTCTGAGTACCAGGGCTTGCAGGTCTGACGTCAGCAGCCTCTAGGCTCCCTGGCAGCCCAGAGGAAGAGCCAGAGGACCCTCACGACTAGCTCAGgattctccattttcattttgcccaTTTCCTCCACCTGCTCCAGGGCTGGTCTTAAATACAAAAGGCTAACAGAATGGATGTAACCCTTTCCTGAGCAGTTCATTCTTACATCTTTCTTACCAAAACCACTATTCCTATAACACTGATCttatccttctttccttctccacttTGCCACTGATCCCTCCGTACCTCCACTCTCTGATTCTCGTTCctctttgctgattttctctaGAAGGTTTGAGCACATTTTATTCAAGCTCTGGATCTGCTTCTGTAACACACATAAATTGGTTCAGAGATTAGGGCAAGCAAGAAATTATGCGGGGAAGTTTTTTCCTTGTGCTCTTCTAGGGGCAACTTACGTGTAACAACTATACATCCCTACCAGACAGCAATGGTAATGCCTAGCTTCTCATGATGGGACTTGGGGAATGGGGGCAGCAGGACAGTGACTCAGTCCAACCTGAGCTGCATCAGCACCAATGCGGGCAGCATCTGTTGTCAGTTGCTTCTCTTGCTCTTCAACCTCAGGGTCAGGCTTGGTTCTCAGATGGTCGGGGACCACCTCATGGCTGAAAACAGGCACTCGTCCTTCAGTCTGCCGCTGTAAAACACAGATTTTATTGATCCTTCTATGCACTCCAAGAAGATTCAGTTTGGCCTGATATATAGTTCTTGCCACAGGCAAACAGTGCATTTTCAGGGAAAACACAGCTTAAGACTTACAATATTTAGCTTCCTAGGAGACCAAAATTCAGCCGACACTTTTTATTGCCACACGCTTTTTATTGCCACACACTACACCACATTCAGAACTTCCAGAATAACCAACCAACAATTGTGCTCTAGGTCATCAAAGAATTTAATTTCCCAAGTTgcacccttctcctcctcttacCATGAGATCTTCATCACGGTCTGGGGACAACACCAGTGGAATGATGACCTGGTTACGGAACAGTGGTGTCTTTTCATGCTTCAAGACCTTGTTCAGAGTGTTCAACTGTCCAGACAGCAAGGCAAAGCTGTCCAGGACAGAGGGCCTGGTGGTGGTAAGAAGATGTCAGAATGTTCCAAGTAGCCTCGAAGGGGGTCTTTCAGATTAGGAATACTTGGACTTACCCCAAAAAGACAGCCCATGGCTGGACTGGGTGGGAACCAGACTGGCTTACAGGGATTGTGGGGTTAGGAAAGAGGGACACGCTTTCAGTTTCTGACACAGATGGAGAAAAAAGGCAGCTCATTATTTGAATGGGGTGAGGAACAGTGGTAAAATAGGAACCATGGCTACACTGTTACCACTGAAAATTCAGAAACTGAGTAAAAGCCTCCTTTCTGGCCTGGAAATAGGATCCATACTTCCAGAATAGGTTGTACCTAAAAGACTCAGCAACATCTGTGGTAGAAGATCCAGTATGACCACTGTATGCCTACTGCAGTGGGAGGACACACTAAGGGAGGACCTCTTCCCAGAGAAGTCAAAGGGCGAGAATCAAAAGCTAGGAAGAACCTAGGTTGGGAAACTGGGCATTTCTCTACTTCCTTGCCATGGAGGCCCTAAGCTAAA
The Rhinolophus ferrumequinum isolate MPI-CBG mRhiFer1 chromosome 9, mRhiFer1_v1.p, whole genome shotgun sequence genome window above contains:
- the MED8 gene encoding mediator of RNA polymerase II transcription subunit 8, with the translated sequence MQREEKQLEASLDALLSQVADLKNSLGSFIYKLENEYDRLTWPSVLDSFALLSGQLNTLNKVLKHEKTPLFRNQVIIPLVLSPDRDEDLMRQTEGRVPVFSHEVVPDHLRTKPDPEVEEQEKQLTTDAARIGADAAQKQIQSLNKMCSNLLEKISKEERESESGGLRPNKQTFNPADTNALVAAVAFGKGLSNWRPSGSSGPGQAGQPGTGTILAGASGLQQVQMTGAPSQQQSMLSGVQMAQAGQPGKMPSGIKTNIKSASMHPYQR